A window of the Hordeum vulgare subsp. vulgare chromosome 5H, MorexV3_pseudomolecules_assembly, whole genome shotgun sequence genome harbors these coding sequences:
- the LOC123398993 gene encoding probable pectinesterase/pectinesterase inhibitor 13 produces MSKPRLSSRSAPAESDENASRTKLLIGGVSAFLLLAMIIGTAAFFLSEKAEDEGDADDQMMTSTMRTVDLFCAPTDYQATCKETLTKPLERSSNQVDHPHAAAAAAITAVGRELARGFNESSLLEAVRRSNDTLVHEALLDCKMLLEDCAEDVTRALSSVAWRGVDGPAQDLQAWLSAVITFQGSCVDMFPKGEVRVQVKEIMEKAREISSNAIAIIQQGAALAAMLEIDAGAEVNLPVPDDADDNDNTTTADQSDGERQLRESVSDVPTWVPREDRRILEEAEEEHNGVLKPNVTVAKDGSGEFANISAALDAMPKDHSGRYVIYIKEGVYDESVNVTNGMSNITFYGDGPKKSIITGSKSVADGVRMWRTATLAVDGDRFMAVKLGIRNTAGDEKQQALALRVKGDRAIFFNCRIDGHQDTLFAQAYRQYYRSCIISGTVDFIFGDAAAVFQRCVLLVKDPLPGKPGVVTAHGRRDRQQTTGFVLHRTRIVADEALASKSSTVKTFLGRPWKEYSRVVVIESVIDGFVHAQGYMPWEGKNNLGTAFYGEYGNIGDGANITAREEMKGFHVLNKEKSKTFTVERFLNGGEWIPETGTPVRLGLFG; encoded by the exons ATGTCGAAGCCGCGGCTCTCCTCCCGCAGCGCGCCGGCGGAGTCAGATGAAAATGCGTCGCGCACGAAGCTCCTGATCGGCGGTGTCTCGGCCTTCCTGCTCCTCGCCATGATTATCGGCACGGCGGCCTTCTTTCTGTCGGAGAAGGCCGAGGACGAGGGGGACGCGGACGACCAAATGATGACCTCCACGATGCGCACCGTCGACCTCTTCTGCGCGCCCACGGACTACCAGGCCACGTGCAAGGAGACGCTGACCAAGCCGCTGGAGCGCTCTTCCAACCAGGTCGACCACccgcacgccgccgccgccgccgccatcaccGCCGTCGGCCGCGAGCTCGCCCGCGGCTTCAACGAGTCCTcgctgctggaggccgtgcgccgGAGCAACGACACGCTGGTCCACGAGGCCCTGCTCGACTGCAAGATGCTCCTGGAAGACTGCGCCGAGGACGTGACCCGCGCGCTCTCCAGCGTCGCGTGGCGCGGCGTCGACGGCCCGGCGCAGGACCTCCAGGCCTGGCTGAGCGCCGTGATCACGTTCCAGGGCTCCTGCGTCGACATGTTCCCCAAGGGCGAGGTCCGCGTCCAGGTGAAGGAGATCATGGAGAAGGCGCGAGAGATCTCGAGCAACGCCATCGCCATCATCCAGCAGGGCGCTGCCCTCGCCGCCATGCTCGAAATCGACGCCGGCGCGGAAGTCAACCTACCCGTACCCGACGACgcggacgacaacgacaacaccaccacgGCCGACCAAAGCGACGGCGAGCGCCAGCTCCGGGAGTCCGTGTCCGACGTCCCCACGTGGGTGCCCAGAGAGGACCGGAGGATTCTCGAGGAGGCGGAAGAAGAACACAATGGCGTGCTCAAGCCCAACGTGACAGTGGCCAAGGATGGCTCCGGCGAATTCGCAAACATCTCGGCCGCCTTGGACGCGATGCCGAAGGATCACAGCGGGAGGTATGTGATTTACATCAAGGAGGGTGTCTACGACGAGTCCGTGAACGTCACCAACGGGATGTCAAACATCACCTTCTACGGCGACGGCCCGAAGAAGTCCATCATCACCGGCAGCAAGAGCGTCGCCGACGGCGTAAGGATGTGGAGAACCGCCACCTTGG CGGTGGACGGGGACAGATTCATGGCGGTGAAGCTGGGGATCCGAAACACGGCGGGGGACGAGAAGCAGCAGGCGCTGGCGCTGCGCGTCAAGGGCGACCGGGCCATCTTCTTCAACTGCCGGATCGACGGCCACCAGGACACGCTCTTCGCGCAGGCCTACCGGCAGTACTACCGCAGCTGCATCATCTCCGGCACCGTGGACTTCATATTCGGCGACGCGGCCGcagtgttccagcgctgcgtgcttctcgtcaaggacccgCTCCCGGGGAAGCCGGGCGTGGTGACCGCGCATGGCCGCCGCGACCGTCAACAGACCACCGGATTCGTCCTGCACCGGACCCGCATCGTGGCAGATGAAGCCCTCGCCAGCAAGTCGTCGACGGTGAAGACCTTCCTGGGGCGGCCGTGGAAGGAGTACTCGAGGGTGGTGGTGATCGAGTCGGTGATCGACGGGTTCGTGCACGCGCAGGGGTACATGCCGTGGGAGGGCAAGAACAACCTGGGCACGGCGTTCTACGGCGAGTACGGCAACATCGGGGACGGCGCCAACATCACCGCGCGAGAGGAGATGAAGGGGTTCCACGTGCTCAACAAGGAGAAGTCCAAGACGTTCACGGTGGAGCGATTCCTGAACGGCGGTGAGTGGATACCGGAGACGGGCACGCCGGTGAGGCTAGGGCTGTTCGGCTGA